A stretch of DNA from Methanobrevibacter wolinii SH:
CAATAATACAAGTGCTGCTACTGTTACATGTGATAACAATTGGTGGGGTACTAATAATAATCCTTATGAAGAAGGTTTAACTAATGTTAAAGCTAATAATTGGATTGTTATGAATATTAATTACAGTCCATCAGAAGACATTACAAGTATTTCAACAGTTAAAGTTGGTGCTGATTTTACTAAAGATAATTCTGGTAAAAATTTAAATGAAAATATTGTTGATGGAGTTAAAGTTGTCTTTGAATCTGAAAATGGTAGTTTTAATCCAATGAATTCAACAACTCATAATGGAGTGGCATATTCTATTTACAGTCCTGTAGTAGGCACTAATACAATTACAGTATCTTCTTCAAATTCTAAAATTAATAAAAGTTTTGAAGTTAGAAAAGATTCTTCTGTAGACGTTGACGCTATTTACTTATCTAAGTCTGGAAATGATAATAATGATGGTTCTAAATCTTCTCCAGTTTTGACTGTTGAAAAAGCTATTGAATTATCTAAATCTAAATATAATAAAATTGTAATTCTAGATGGAGAATATGCATTGTCTAATCAGATTATTAATTTTAATTTAACAATTATCGGTAGTAAAGGTGTTGTTCTATCTCCAAATATAAATTCAACAATGTTCATTATTGATGATGGAAATTTAACTCTTAGTAATATTAAATTTACTAATGCAAAACAGTATTCACCTGCACGTAGGACTTATGGTACCATTATTTCAGTAAAAGGAAGTTCCACAAATATTTTTATTGATAATTGTGTATTTGAAAATAATTTTATTGATGGTGCTGGAAGTGTTATTGGTGGATATAATAGTTTAATTAATTTAAATATATCAAATAGTCAATTTATTAATAATACTGCTAATGGTACATTTGGTGTTATTTATATTACTGGTATAAATTCTAATGGTAATGTATCTATTGATAATTGTGAATTTGTTAATAATTCCGCTATTAATACTGTCGCTGTTTATACAAGATCTTGCAATGTAAATATTACTAATACTAACTTTATTAATAATAATGTTTATTATCCAGGTATTGTTGAATTATATAATTCAACAGGTAATATTAATAACTGTAGATTTATTAATAATACTTGTAAATACAATTCAAGTACTAGTAATTCTTGGATTTTATCAATACAAGCTCCAAGTAATAATCCTAACTGTTATTATAGTATAAATAGAACAATATTTGAAAACAATATTATTAATAGTACTAATGATTATTTGGTATATGTATCTGCAGCAAACACAAATATCGAAAATTCAGTTTTATTAAATAATAGAGGTACTGGTAAAACATTATATGTTAAAGGTGTTTCTACTCAAACTGAAGATTTAGACACTGGTGTTGTAAGTAATAAAACCACATATGGATCAATTATTGCTAACAATAATTGGTGGGGTTCTAACACCAATCCAATAAAAACATGTTATGTAGATACTGTTAATAATAAAATTATTATTGATAAATGGATTAAAATGACTGTTAATGTTAAAATTCCAGATACAATTAAATCTGGAGATAAAATTAATGTTGAAGTGTCATTTAATAATCTTATTGATAGTTTGAATAATACCTATAATTATGATTCTAGTATAATTCCTTACGATTTTTTAGTAAACTTTGCATCTATTGGTGGAACTGCTGAACCAGAAACTGTAAACACAGCAAAAGGTGTTGCTAATACTACTTATGTTGTTGGTGATGGAAACATCCATAATATCATCATTAGTACTAATAACCAAGTAGAGAATATTTCTCTTCTAAAAGTTCGTTATCTTGGTATAATTTATGTTTCACTTAATGGTGATGACACTAATGAAGGTTCTGTGAATTCTCCAGTAAAAACCATAGCTAAAGCAATAGAACTTGCCTCAGTTGAGGGATCTGTTAATAAAATCATTATTGAAAACGGTGTATTTAAAGAAAATAATCTTAATATTAATACTAATTTAGAAATTACTGGTTCCAATAACACTGTAATTGATGGTAATTCAAATGGTCAAATATTTATTATTGATAATAATTCTAATGTTAAATTAAATAATTTATATTTAATTAATAGTTCAAGTTCCTATGGTACAGCTATTAAAAATTTAAAATCTAATTTAACTATAAGCAATCTTGTTATTGAAAATAATACAGTTAATGGAAAAGGCGGACAAACTATTTCAGTTATATATAATACTGGAAATATGACTATTAAAAACTCAAAAATAACAAATAACAATGGTTATGGTCTTATATATAACTCCGGAACTTTTAATATTATAAATTCAAATATTACAAATAATGATATCAATAAAGGATATGATTCTTCATATGGTGTTGTTTACGATTGTGGAAGTTTAATATATATTAATAATGTTACATTTGATAACAATAAAGCAAGACAAGGAGTAATATATACAAGTTATTCTTCAGAAGGTAAATTATATGTATTAAATTCCAGATTTAATAAAAATATAATGGCTGTTGGTTGTGGAGCTGGAATTAATAATTATGGTAAAATATTATATGTAAACAATTCTAACTTCACTGAAAATAGTGGAAGTACTTGTGGTGGAGCTGTTTATACAAGTCGTAATGCAGATATTGAGAATTCTATATTTATTAACAATGCAATTACTGATAGTGTAAATTATGATGGTTCTGCTATTGCAGTTTCTGGAGGTAATACTAATATACATTATTGTGTCCTTTTAACTAATAGTACTAAAGCATTACTATGGAATGATGGTGAAAATTCACAAATTAATGCCCAATATAATTGGTGGGGTATTAATGGTAATCCAGTTAGTGCCGGTTTAGTTAAAGCTAATTCTGGTGAAGATGATTATGGTGATGAAATTGATTATCCTATGCCTGATGCATCAAATTGGATTATATTAAATATCACTACCAATCCTACAAGTGGATTTAAAGAAAATTCACCTGTTTCAGTAAATGCTAATTTCAATTATTACTTTGATAATTCAACATCTACTATAAAAACTTTAAATAAAACTATTCCAGATGGTATTGAAATTAACTTCACAAGTAATAATGGTAAATTTAGTCCTAAATATAGTATTGTTAAAAATGGTATGGCTAGCTCTGTTTATACTCCTATTTTAGGTGAAAATAATTTAACTATTCACTCATTTAATACAAAAGTTAATCTTAAATTAAATGCAGAAGCTCCAACTCCAAATATAGTTGATGTATATAATTCAACTTTCTTTAGCTTCTTTGATAAAAATGGTAAATTGTTAGATACAGTTCTTGAAGGTACAATTTTAAATTTCCATGGTGAATTTGCAAATCTTTATAATATTTCATTTATTGAAATAAATAAAAAAGTAAAAATTAATGGTATTGATGCTAGTATTAAAAATATGGCTTTTGACCTTACTGGTAGTGATATTACATTAAATAACTTCACTATTATATCTGATAAATTTAATTATGGAATTTTAAGTGAGTCTAATGAAAATAATATCATTTCAAATAATACCATCAATGTAAGTAGTAATAAGGATTTTAGTTATGGTATTTATGTTGATGGAAGTAAAAACCTTAAAATATTAAATAACACTATTATTTATACTGGTGATACTAGTGGGGTTTATGAAAATTATGGAATTAATATTTTAAATGCCAATAAAGTTTTATTAGAGAATAATAATATGAGTTTCATAATTCCATCAATTGACTTAAAATATGATTCAAATTATAATACTCAAGCAAAAGATGCTGGTATATATCTTTTTAATAGTAGTTCCACTACATTTAAACATAATAATATTAAAACAAATTATAATTTGGTAAATGGTACATGGGATACTATTTATAATATAGCTATTGCTGGCTGTCCTGATACAGTATTTGATTCAAATAATATTTCCACAATTGGAAGTAAATATGTATATGGTATTTCTATTTACGGTATAATGAATTCAGATTTAAGTACTTTAAGTTGTAGTAATTTTATAATTAAAAACAATAATATTACAACAATTGGAAATTATTATGCCAATGGTATACAATTCATGGGTCCAGGAAATGGTAATTTTACATCAAATCTTGTTAATGCTACTGCAAGTAGTTTAAGTTACCCAGTATATTCTGGTGCATATGTAGGTGCTCTTGAAGTAGAATATAATAATAACATAATCTATGGACTTGCTAATTCAGTATATGGATTTGAATTATTGGGTACTAAAGAGACTGTACTTTATAATAATATTACTCTTGATGGAAACTATACTTTAGGTATAGCTGCTAATAAAAATCCGAAAGGTCTTATTATTAAGAATAATACAATCCTATTAAGAGGTCAAGGACTTTCTAAACCTACTGGCGGCGATAGTATACCTTCTCAAAACATTGGTATTTTTGTAATAAAAACTACTGCAGATATTGAAGGTAATGATATCACTTCAACAGGTTTCTATGGTGTAAACATTACCAATACTTCCAATTCAAAAGTTATTAATAACTTTATAATTGCTAATAATACTTATGGTAATTTGGCAGTTTATAATTTAAATGGAAACAACACTGTAAAAGATAATTTACCTTCTTATACTGGTATTGTTTATGTGTCTAAAAATGGTAATGATAATAATATTGGTTCTAAAGAATCACCTGTAGGAAGTATTAAAAAAGCTATTGAAATTGCATCTTCTAAATTTGGATCTGGTCATATAATTATAGGTGAGGGAGTATTTAATGAATATGGATTAGATGTTAACTCTCCATTAATAATTGAAGGTTCAGGTATAGATAAAACTATTATTGATGCTAAATCATTAAATTATATCATGAAAAACTTATTTACTAATTTAAGTTTATCTAATTTAACATTAACAAATGGTAAAAATTCTGTAGAATCTGCTGGTGCTTTATATGCATTAGGTAACACTACTTTGGATTATGTGAAAATATCTAATAGTGTAACTCTTAATGGAAATGGTGGTGCAATTTACGGTGTAGGTAACCTTAGAATATCAAATTCACAATTTATTAATAACACAGGATCAACTGGAGGAGCTATATTCCTTGATGATGCTAGTATTGCTCTTAATACTAAAAGTAGTTTAATTATAACTAATAGTAGTTTTGAAAATAATAATGCTACAAATAATTATAATTATGGTGGTGGAGCTATACGTATGCAGAAAGTTGATGGTGTTAAAGATATAGAGAATTGTAGCTTTATAAATAATACTGCTTCACTAGGTGGAGCTATTTCATATGCTTTATGTGATGATAAATGTATTATAAATAATTCTAGATTCATAAATAATACAGCTAGAAGTAAAGATACCACTTATTATGGGGGTTCTGCTATTTCAGCTATTAGCGATTATTCTCAAATTAAAGGTGAACTAGATATTAAGGAATCATTGTTTGAAAATAATAAGAACCTTGGTGATGGTGGAGCAATTTATCTTGCTAATGTTAATTCTAATATTAATTACTCTAAATTCCTAAATAATATTGGAGCAAATAATAATCAAAGCATTTATAATTATAAATACTCCGCTCATGATGCAGGTTTAGTTAATGTTAATTATAATTGGTGGGGTATGAATAATCCTAGTAAAACTGATATTATCGGTTCTAATGATAAATATGGACTTTCAAAAGTAATTTTAAATAATTGGATTATTGCATCTATCTTTGGAAATCAAACTATTGATGTTCCTATTAATGAAACAATTACTGTTGTTCTTACATTAAA
This window harbors:
- a CDS encoding right-handed parallel beta-helix repeat-containing protein codes for the protein MKLKKKALIVSVLIISLCFCISAINATDVNYSSNDIAMDNGQISSLSNLQSSNDTYLNDEVNDEDVLTNSSSNIIYVDASSQSSTEDGSKENPYKTISGAVNNAQNNSEIDVANGEYKEVSKINVDKTLSIIGNEKGKVIITGSGTSIFSALDNDPSLTLKNLVLQGINSTSGSSAAIYFGSDGNLTVVNCTISNISGKHIIYAYGNVVFNLTDSNIINSNILTSGKGAGIEFAGSYMNIKNTNISNIKFLVSNEYAYMRAVIYLNSKESNLNILNSSIAECSGPMMSLIETKGKTTLTDTKIFSNVVSTSLSNNNGGYGIFYVSSDSAILNIKKSLIYDNILYNALGYLQKGGTSIAYSAFINNTKVNTTNNALIINNTSAATVTCDNNWWGTNNNPYEEGLTNVKANNWIVMNINYSPSEDITSISTVKVGADFTKDNSGKNLNENIVDGVKVVFESENGSFNPMNSTTHNGVAYSIYSPVVGTNTITVSSSNSKINKSFEVRKDSSVDVDAIYLSKSGNDNNDGSKSSPVLTVEKAIELSKSKYNKIVILDGEYALSNQIINFNLTIIGSKGVVLSPNINSTMFIIDDGNLTLSNIKFTNAKQYSPARRTYGTIISVKGSSTNIFIDNCVFENNFIDGAGSVIGGYNSLINLNISNSQFINNTANGTFGVIYITGINSNGNVSIDNCEFVNNSAINTVAVYTRSCNVNITNTNFINNNVYYPGIVELYNSTGNINNCRFINNTCKYNSSTSNSWILSIQAPSNNPNCYYSINRTIFENNIINSTNDYLVYVSAANTNIENSVLLNNRGTGKTLYVKGVSTQTEDLDTGVVSNKTTYGSIIANNNWWGSNTNPIKTCYVDTVNNKIIIDKWIKMTVNVKIPDTIKSGDKINVEVSFNNLIDSLNNTYNYDSSIIPYDFLVNFASIGGTAEPETVNTAKGVANTTYVVGDGNIHNIIISTNNQVENISLLKVRYLGIIYVSLNGDDTNEGSVNSPVKTIAKAIELASVEGSVNKIIIENGVFKENNLNINTNLEITGSNNTVIDGNSNGQIFIIDNNSNVKLNNLYLINSSSSYGTAIKNLKSNLTISNLVIENNTVNGKGGQTISVIYNTGNMTIKNSKITNNNGYGLIYNSGTFNIINSNITNNDINKGYDSSYGVVYDCGSLIYINNVTFDNNKARQGVIYTSYSSEGKLYVLNSRFNKNIMAVGCGAGINNYGKILYVNNSNFTENSGSTCGGAVYTSRNADIENSIFINNAITDSVNYDGSAIAVSGGNTNIHYCVLLTNSTKALLWNDGENSQINAQYNWWGINGNPVSAGLVKANSGEDDYGDEIDYPMPDASNWIILNITTNPTSGFKENSPVSVNANFNYYFDNSTSTIKTLNKTIPDGIEINFTSNNGKFSPKYSIVKNGMASSVYTPILGENNLTIHSFNTKVNLKLNAEAPTPNIVDVYNSTFFSFFDKNGKLLDTVLEGTILNFHGEFANLYNISFIEINKKVKINGIDASIKNMAFDLTGSDITLNNFTIISDKFNYGILSESNENNIISNNTINVSSNKDFSYGIYVDGSKNLKILNNTIIYTGDTSGVYENYGINILNANKVLLENNNMSFIIPSIDLKYDSNYNTQAKDAGIYLFNSSSTTFKHNNIKTNYNLVNGTWDTIYNIAIAGCPDTVFDSNNISTIGSKYVYGISIYGIMNSDLSTLSCSNFIIKNNNITTIGNYYANGIQFMGPGNGNFTSNLVNATASSLSYPVYSGAYVGALEVEYNNNIIYGLANSVYGFELLGTKETVLYNNITLDGNYTLGIAANKNPKGLIIKNNTILLRGQGLSKPTGGDSIPSQNIGIFVIKTTADIEGNDITSTGFYGVNITNTSNSKVINNFIIANNTYGNLAVYNLNGNNTVKDNLPSYTGIVYVSKNGNDNNIGSKESPVGSIKKAIEIASSKFGSGHIIIGEGVFNEYGLDVNSPLIIEGSGIDKTIIDAKSLNYIMKNLFTNLSLSNLTLTNGKNSVESAGALYALGNTTLDYVKISNSVTLNGNGGAIYGVGNLRISNSQFINNTGSTGGAIFLDDASIALNTKSSLIITNSSFENNNATNNYNYGGGAIRMQKVDGVKDIENCSFINNTASLGGAISYALCDDKCIINNSRFINNTARSKDTTYYGGSAISAISDYSQIKGELDIKESLFENNKNLGDGGAIYLANVNSNINYSKFLNNIGANNNQSIYNYKYSAHDAGLVNVNYNWWGMNNPSKTDIIGSNDKYGLSKVILNNWIIASIFGNQTIDVPINETITVVLTLNQCNSTDGNITILNTSNFPDVLRNINVKYDGLGIEVPESVIIPEGLSSTQAKVTSAMWIIKAYIDNQELSLNGNAKIKSPSKISFDVDYNGNIIIYLSDSNNTPIKNAIVNYKINDIDGRLITNENGTATISNLSGKIDFTVNYAGNEDYLNSSDNALIQFKKPSRKSTNIVYGNMTQTAVDFYHGERGGYFTVVLRDSDSNVLVNKPVSVGFNGVVYNLVTDGDGVARLQINLAWSGIYTFAICYLGDDEYTGCFEVAKITILKKNTQVVVPQRTYNFNSRVKSLTISLKGENSLTHKYVELVQNKRVFVTVNGKTYSAVTNSKGVATVKVSVNRRGTYIVTTRFAGDGTYNGKTTNSKLVIR